GGTTCCAACCTGGGCGCCCGGCGGAAGGCGGCGGTTCCCCGGCTCAGATCGTGGCCGACGGCGACCGCCTCGACATCGACGAACGTCCGTCGCTGACCGGCCTGTTCTTCCTCACGGATCTTCAGTCGGCCGTGCACGACCAGAGGTTCCCCGACCGAAACGGAACCGGCGAGATTCGCGGCGAGCGTCCGCCAGGACCAGACGGTGTAGAAGCTGGTGCGGCCGTCGGCCCAGAGCTGTTTCTCGCGGTCCCAGCGGCGCGGAGTGACGGCGAAACGGAATCGCGCCATTCCTCCGGTGGCCGTCTCCCGGAAGTCCACCGCGGTCGCCGCGTTACCCACCAGGGTCACCAAGGTCTCGTTCATTTCCGCCCCCGCATTCCTTGTCTTCCTTGCCTTGCTTGTCTTCCATGCCGTGCCGCACCGCGCGTACCTCGTCGCACGGCGGTGTCGTACGCACTCCATGGTGGCCGCCGGAAAGGAATCACGTCGGGGCCTGTGGACTACCGGCCGGTTGTGGAAAACTCCGTCACCGTCACGTACCGCTCGCGCACTTCCCGGTAGCGGACCAGTTCGGCCGCGACCGGGTCCAGGACCCTGGCCCGGCCGCAGCCGGCCGCCGCCTCGCGCAGCCGCCGCTCGGCGTCCTGCCCGAACCGTCTGGCCGGTCCACGGATGGCCGCGGCGCAGGCCCACTCGACCAGCGGGCCGCCGACGACACCGGCCAGCATGATGAGCGCGGGGGTGACGAGCCCGGGTTCCAGGACGCCGATGATCTGGCCGGCCAGCCACAGGCCGCCGAAGATCTGCAGGAGCGTCATCGACACCTGGGCCAGCACCGCGGCCGGCCACCACTTCGGCCGGGGCGGCTTGGGCGGTCGCCCGCCGAGCTGGGGGACCGTGCCCGTCCCCGTCTCCGTCCCGCCGCTCCGCTTGGACGCGCCGGGGGCCCCGGCCCTGACCGCCAGTTCGTCCAGCGCCTCGGACAGCCCCTGCGCCCCGGTGAACGCGGCCTCGCGCACCGCTTGCGCCCAGGGGCCGGGCAGCCCGTCGGCCGCGTCGTCCGCGACGATCCGCACCGCCTGCTCGACCCGCTGCCGGGCCGTCAGCTCCTCCTCGGGCGGGGTGAGCGCCTGGCCCATCCGGTCCAGGCTGCCGGGCAGGCCCCGGTTCTCGTACCAGCGCCAGAGCCGCAGCCAGGGCGTCCCGCAGGCCCGGCTCGCGTTGCGGCGCCACTCCCGCTCGGCGGCCTGTCCGGCGGCCGCGGCCCCGACGGCGTCGGCCAGCCGGTCGGTGAACTCCTCGCGGGCCCGCTCGCCGAGACCGGGCCGCCCCTCGGCCACGTACACCGGGCGCAGCCGGGCCGCCGCCGCGTCGACGTCGGCGGAGAGGCGGCGGGTGGCGGCGGTGCGGTCCGAGACGAACCGGCCGATCATCTCGCGGAGTTCGGGGACCCCGTCGCCGGTGAGCGCGGACAGGGACATGACGGTGGCGCCGGGTTCGCCGTGCTCCCCGAGCGCGATGCCGTCCTCGTCGAGGAGGCGGCGGAGGTCGTCGAGGACGAGGTCGGCGGCCTCGCCGGGCAGCCGGTCGGTCTGGTTGAGGACGACGAAGGTGACCTCCGCGTGTCCGGCGAGCGGGCGCAGATAGCGTTCGTGCAGGGCGGCGTCGGCGTACTTCTCGGGATCGACGACCCAGATCACCGCGTCGACCAGGGCCAGGACCCGGTCCACCTGGTCACGGTGCTCGGTGGCCGCCGAGTCGTGGTCGGGCAGGTCGACCAGGACGAGCCCCTGGAGCGCCTCGTCGAAGGCGGCGGGTCCCGGGTGGGGCCTGCGGCGCAGCCGCCCGGGGACGGCGAGGCGGTCCAGCAGTCCCGCCGCCCCGTCGGTCCAGCTGCACGCGATGGGCTGGGAGGTGGTGGGCCGGCGGAGCCCGGTGTCGGAGATGGGGGCCCCGGCGAGCGCGTTGAACAGGGTCGACTTCCCGCTGCCGGTGGCTCCCGCGACGGCGATGACCGTGTGCCGGGAGGAGAGCCGCTGCCTGGCCGCGGCCTCGTCCAGCACGCGGCCCGCCTCGGCGAGGGTGTCCCGGTCGAGCCGGGCGCGGGAGAGTCCGACGAGCTCGCGCAGGGCGTCGAGCCGGGTGGGCAGCGGTCCGCCGGCGGGGGCGTACGCCTCGACCTGCGGCTCCGCGTCGTCCTCTGCGGGCGTGGGCGGCGCGGCCTCCTCCGCTTCGCGGGCCTCGGCCGCCGCCGCGCGCCGGGCGATGAGCCCGTCGTCCCAGCGCCCGTCCTCACGCCCGTCCGGCTTCCCCGTGCTGTCGCCCCGGCCCTTGCCGTGGCCCTCGTCCGTGACGGCAGTCATCGCTGCCACCTCTCCTTCTGCAGTACGGAAAGCGCGGCGATCAGTTCGGCCTGGGGCTCGGGGGCGACGTCGAGCGCGTCGAGCGGGGCGAGGCGGCGTTCGCGTTCACCGCGGAGCACCTGGTCGAGGCAGCTCGTCAGCAGCTCGCCGCCCTTGTCGCGGAGGCGCAGCGCGCCCTGGGCGCCGATGCGTTCGGCGAGCTGCTCCCCCGCCGCACGGGCGCGCCGCCCGCCGAGCAGGGCTGCCGCGAGGAGGGCCGTGACGTTCTCGGGGGCGGGCGCCACACTGCGGTCGAGCTGGCGCACCTCCTCGTCGACCAGCTCCTCCAGGACCCGGCGCCACCGGCGTACGGCGACGGCGATCCGCCCTTCGACGTCCTCGGCGGGCCCCCAGCCCCCGGCTTCGCGTCCGGCGCCCTCGAACCGGAACAGGGCCCCGGCGGGTTCGCGGAGCCAGTGGGTGCGGATCTGTTCGTCGGCGGCGGAGACCGAGCACTGGAGCAGGGCCACCAGGCTGTCGACGAGGGCTTCGAGGAGTTCCTCGGGCGAGCTGTAGAGGGGGTAGCCGCGCCACCGGGTCCGCGCGTCCCCGGAGAGCACCGCCCCGTTCCTCAGCCGGCGGCGGATCCGGTTGGCTTCCTTGCCGTACGCCTCGTCGACAGCCGCGGTGAGCCGTACGGAGGCGGCGTACTGGGCGGCGACGGCGGAGGCCAGGGCGGGCATCCGGACGTTGAGCGACTCGATGACGCCGGAGGCGGTGCGTCCCACCGCCTGCTGCCGGGCGGCGGGGTCCTGGGCCCGGTGGGCGAGCCAGGCGCGCAGCGGGGCGACGGCGCTGGTGGGGAGCAGTCCGCTGCCGCCGCCAGTGGACTCGGGCAGTTCGGGGATGGTGAACCGGGGCACGTCCCCGAGTCCGGCCCGGGTCAGCAGGGCCGCGTACTGCCGGGACACCTCGGCGATCACCTGGTGGGGCACCCGGTCGAGGACGGTGACGAGGGCGGCGTCGTACTCCTTCGCGGTACGCAGCAGGTGCCAGGGCACGGCGTCGGCGTAGCGCGAGGCGGTGGTGACCATGACCCAGACGTCGGCGGCGCAGATGAGTTCGGCGGCGAGGACGCGGTTGCGGACGACGAGGGAGTCGATGTCGGGGGCGTCCAGGA
This sequence is a window from Streptomyces parvus. Protein-coding genes within it:
- a CDS encoding single-stranded DNA-binding protein → MNETLVTLVGNAATAVDFRETATGGMARFRFAVTPRRWDREKQLWADGRTSFYTVWSWRTLAANLAGSVSVGEPLVVHGRLKIREEEQAGQRRTFVDVEAVAVGHDLSRGTAAFRRAPRLEPHLTERPERVTDGDTERAPKEGEQVGAMAAVS
- a CDS encoding YfjP family GTPase codes for the protein MTAVTDEGHGKGRGDSTGKPDGREDGRWDDGLIARRAAAAEAREAEEAAPPTPAEDDAEPQVEAYAPAGGPLPTRLDALRELVGLSRARLDRDTLAEAGRVLDEAAARQRLSSRHTVIAVAGATGSGKSTLFNALAGAPISDTGLRRPTTSQPIACSWTDGAAGLLDRLAVPGRLRRRPHPGPAAFDEALQGLVLVDLPDHDSAATEHRDQVDRVLALVDAVIWVVDPEKYADAALHERYLRPLAGHAEVTFVVLNQTDRLPGEAADLVLDDLRRLLDEDGIALGEHGEPGATVMSLSALTGDGVPELREMIGRFVSDRTAATRRLSADVDAAAARLRPVYVAEGRPGLGERAREEFTDRLADAVGAAAAGQAAEREWRRNASRACGTPWLRLWRWYENRGLPGSLDRMGQALTPPEEELTARQRVEQAVRIVADDAADGLPGPWAQAVREAAFTGAQGLSEALDELAVRAGAPGASKRSGGTETGTGTVPQLGGRPPKPPRPKWWPAAVLAQVSMTLLQIFGGLWLAGQIIGVLEPGLVTPALIMLAGVVGGPLVEWACAAAIRGPARRFGQDAERRLREAAAGCGRARVLDPVAAELVRYREVRERYVTVTEFSTTGR
- a CDS encoding dynamin family protein — its product is MDVRPQLIDALSALRDRVAAVRLPLPLPGAERARQARVELLAQLDDYLLPRLKDPEAPLLAVIGGSTGAGKSTLVNSLVGCRVSEAGVLRPTTRTPVLVCHPDDHHWFAGVRVLPQLTRIWLPPGQTPDPDGLDDLAARGEDGDAALRVETAVSLPRGLAILDAPDIDSLVVRNRVLAAELICAADVWVMVTTASRYADAVPWHLLRTAKEYDAALVTVLDRVPHQVIAEVSRQYAALLTRAGLGDVPRFTIPELPESTGGGSGLLPTSAVAPLRAWLAHRAQDPAARQQAVGRTASGVIESLNVRMPALASAVAAQYAASVRLTAAVDEAYGKEANRIRRRLRNGAVLSGDARTRWRGYPLYSSPEELLEALVDSLVALLQCSVSAADEQIRTHWLREPAGALFRFEGAGREAGGWGPAEDVEGRIAVAVRRWRRVLEELVDEEVRQLDRSVAPAPENVTALLAAALLGGRRARAAGEQLAERIGAQGALRLRDKGGELLTSCLDQVLRGERERRLAPLDALDVAPEPQAELIAALSVLQKERWQR